The proteins below are encoded in one region of Terriglobia bacterium:
- a CDS encoding LuxR C-terminal-related transcriptional regulator, with protein sequence MLETELFALLEGTSDAAFCVSAEGEIQSWNKSAEKLFGYSRSQALHKTCYQLLEGFGPLGTRVCHQHCSVAECAGRDAEIPNFDMSVKTNSGERLWINMSTVIFENSRTGRRMLIHLAHDITAQKSSEELTQKMLDLARQLGSTQPPPGRAAPAVALSEQEKQVLRLFAEGKSSTHISRALHISSSTLRNHLHHINQKLRTHNRLEAVMNAIQRKLI encoded by the coding sequence ATGCTGGAAACTGAACTCTTCGCGCTCCTTGAAGGCACCTCGGACGCGGCCTTTTGCGTCAGCGCAGAGGGCGAAATACAATCATGGAACAAGTCAGCGGAAAAACTCTTCGGTTATTCGCGATCACAAGCCCTGCATAAGACGTGTTACCAACTCCTGGAAGGCTTTGGCCCTTTGGGCACACGCGTATGCCATCAGCATTGCAGCGTTGCCGAGTGTGCAGGCAGGGATGCGGAGATTCCCAATTTCGATATGAGCGTGAAAACAAACTCCGGTGAGCGGCTTTGGATCAATATGTCCACTGTCATTTTCGAAAACTCACGCACCGGACGCCGCATGCTGATTCATCTGGCACATGACATCACTGCTCAGAAATCCAGTGAAGAACTGACGCAGAAGATGCTCGATCTTGCCCGGCAGCTCGGTTCGACGCAGCCTCCGCCGGGCCGGGCCGCTCCCGCAGTCGCACTTTCAGAACAGGAAAAACAGGTTTTGCGGCTCTTTGCCGAAGGCAAGAGTTCAACCCACATCTCCCGGGCCCTGCATATCAGCTCCAGTACTCTCAGGAACCACCTCCATCACATCAACCAGAAACTGCGTACCCACAACCGGCTGGAAGCCGTGATGAATGCCATACAACGCAAACTGATCTGA
- a CDS encoding molybdopterin-dependent oxidoreductase — MADVTLTVDGRQVRAPAGTLLIEACKSAGIEVPSFCYYPGLSLQGACRMCLVEVAKMAKLQTACTTPVAEGMVVTTQSDTVKQARKAMLEFVLQNHPLDCPVCDAGGQCELQDATLTYGASESKLIDFKNHRDEQEWSPVVYFDRPRCIMCYRCVRVCGEGMDVWALGIANRNSAQLIMPNKQEHLECEECGMCIDVCPVGALTSGAYRYKTRPWEMKHVGTICTHCADGCTTTLGVRPTPTGARIIRGSNRDKTGINGDFLCIKGRYAFDFIDHPDRLKQPLIRREGKLQPASWNETLSLVADRFRDVRDKHGGEAIGVIGSTRTTNEEDYFLQKIARVVFRTNNIDHHRTADFPSFLRALGQSAPDATASMAEVFDAPAILLIGNDPTYQHPLLAWQIRNNVRLHGARLYLINSREIKLVRQASQFVQIAPGTEGRATAFLAGDSSTELGGNQVNEQLAALGRRLREEKDLIIVFGSELRGHDIEILAKFGSAISGCKFVCLADYANSHGAADMGLYPDLLPGYKPLGDSSQFERIWGAPVPKDQGLNLLQMMENVSQGKLRALYVVGSNPVRRYIPEFHPSPHTFLVVQDLFLSETAALADVVLPAACAYEKSGTFTNTCGDVQFIKKAGDVAGPKGDLEIMAHLAHKLGYDVRKLSTRGEWLRADLGQSRGVQSGEADRHAVWLRDQGLEPQLGGFNPRAVLDEIQELFPNYRLGHASLASAETKSGEDFRAYAADDVILPSNDDLFSSGTLGRYSRVLGEVLEHDLQLPYEQD; from the coding sequence ATGGCTGATGTAACCCTCACCGTCGATGGCAGGCAAGTCAGAGCCCCGGCGGGGACACTGCTGATCGAAGCGTGCAAGAGCGCAGGCATCGAGGTCCCATCCTTCTGCTATTACCCCGGACTTTCCCTCCAGGGCGCCTGCCGGATGTGCCTGGTCGAGGTCGCCAAGATGGCCAAGCTGCAAACAGCCTGTACCACCCCAGTGGCCGAAGGCATGGTTGTCACCACGCAGAGCGACACGGTGAAACAGGCCAGAAAGGCAATGCTGGAGTTTGTATTGCAAAACCACCCACTGGATTGCCCGGTCTGCGATGCCGGAGGACAGTGCGAACTGCAGGATGCAACACTGACTTATGGGGCGTCGGAATCCAAACTCATTGATTTCAAGAACCATCGCGATGAACAGGAGTGGTCGCCGGTGGTGTATTTTGACCGGCCACGCTGCATCATGTGTTATCGCTGCGTGCGCGTCTGCGGCGAGGGCATGGACGTGTGGGCGTTGGGCATTGCCAATCGCAATTCTGCGCAACTCATCATGCCCAATAAACAGGAGCATCTCGAGTGCGAAGAATGCGGCATGTGCATTGATGTCTGTCCTGTAGGAGCGCTGACCTCAGGTGCATATCGTTATAAGACTCGTCCCTGGGAGATGAAGCATGTGGGTACGATCTGCACCCATTGTGCTGACGGCTGTACCACCACTCTGGGCGTGCGGCCAACCCCAACCGGGGCCAGAATCATTCGCGGAAGCAACCGGGACAAGACCGGGATCAACGGTGATTTTCTTTGTATTAAAGGACGGTATGCCTTCGACTTCATCGATCATCCCGATCGGCTGAAGCAGCCGCTGATACGCCGCGAAGGAAAGCTGCAGCCCGCTTCATGGAACGAGACGCTCTCGCTGGTTGCGGATCGTTTTAGAGACGTTCGCGACAAACACGGCGGCGAAGCGATTGGTGTGATCGGCTCCACCCGCACGACCAACGAAGAAGACTACTTCCTTCAGAAGATTGCCCGCGTGGTCTTCCGGACGAACAATATTGACCATCACCGGACGGCCGATTTCCCTTCATTCCTGCGCGCGCTGGGGCAGAGCGCGCCGGATGCAACTGCGAGCATGGCGGAGGTCTTCGATGCCCCCGCGATCCTTCTCATCGGCAACGACCCCACATATCAGCACCCCCTTCTGGCCTGGCAAATTCGAAACAACGTGCGCCTGCATGGAGCACGGCTCTATCTCATAAACTCGCGGGAGATCAAGCTGGTCAGGCAGGCGAGTCAATTCGTCCAGATCGCCCCCGGCACAGAGGGCAGGGCGACAGCATTTCTTGCCGGCGACAGTTCCACGGAACTGGGTGGCAATCAAGTGAATGAACAGTTGGCGGCCTTAGGCCGGAGACTGCGCGAAGAAAAGGATCTCATCATCGTTTTTGGTTCTGAACTGCGCGGCCATGACATTGAAATCCTAGCGAAGTTCGGGTCTGCGATCTCGGGCTGCAAGTTCGTGTGTCTGGCTGACTATGCCAATTCCCACGGCGCAGCCGATATGGGCCTCTATCCCGATCTTCTGCCTGGCTATAAACCTCTTGGCGACAGCTCGCAGTTTGAACGGATCTGGGGCGCGCCGGTTCCCAAAGATCAGGGACTCAATCTTCTGCAGATGATGGAAAATGTCAGTCAGGGAAAGCTGCGAGCGCTCTATGTCGTTGGCTCAAATCCTGTGCGCCGATACATACCGGAGTTCCATCCCTCGCCGCACACTTTTCTGGTTGTTCAAGACCTGTTTCTAAGCGAGACCGCGGCCCTGGCCGATGTGGTGCTTCCGGCAGCCTGTGCGTACGAAAAATCGGGCACGTTCACTAACACCTGTGGCGACGTCCAGTTCATAAAGAAGGCAGGCGACGTTGCCGGACCCAAGGGTGACCTGGAGATCATGGCGCATCTGGCACATAAACTCGGATACGACGTCAGAAAGCTTTCCACCCGAGGAGAGTGGCTGCGCGCTGACTTGGGACAATCGCGAGGCGTTCAATCGGGAGAAGCCGATCGCCACGCCGTTTGGTTGCGCGATCAGGGCCTGGAACCTCAGCTTGGCGGCTTTAACCCGCGGGCCGTACTTGATGAGATCCAGGAATTGTTTCCCAACTACCGCCTGGGCCATGCCAGCCTGGCCTCGGCCGAAACAAAATCCGGCGAGGACTTTCGAGCCTATGCGGCGGACGATGTGATTCTTCCATCGAACGATGACTTGTTTTCTTCCGGCACGCTCGGGCGCTATTCGCGAGTGCTCGGTGAAGTGTTGGAACACGACCTGCAACTTCCCTACGAGCAGGACTAG
- the sdhB gene encoding succinate dehydrogenase iron-sulfur subunit, which produces MSRSTVRFIIKRQASPHSTPYLEEFDLPLRKGMNVIIGLMDIAANPVDRFGKPTTPVTYESNCLEEVCGSCAMLINGKAAMACSSLVSKLEQPVRLEPLSRFPVVRDLAVDRSVLFENLKKVKAWVPIDGTYNLGSGPRISPSKQEEMYPLSRCISCCLCLEVCPQVTPATGFAGAAVINQVRLFNDHPTGKAIKSERLHAMMGDGGIHECSFAQNCVKICPKGIPLTTSISKVYGQVIKQALTDFFRK; this is translated from the coding sequence ATGTCTCGTTCAACAGTACGATTCATCATCAAGCGCCAGGCAAGTCCGCACTCGACCCCTTATCTCGAAGAGTTTGATCTCCCGTTGCGGAAAGGAATGAATGTGATCATCGGCCTGATGGACATCGCGGCCAACCCAGTGGACCGATTCGGAAAGCCGACGACACCTGTCACCTATGAGTCCAACTGCCTGGAGGAAGTCTGCGGATCCTGCGCCATGCTGATCAATGGTAAAGCTGCAATGGCCTGCTCATCATTAGTTAGCAAGCTGGAACAGCCCGTCCGTCTGGAGCCCTTGTCCCGCTTTCCTGTGGTTCGTGACCTTGCAGTCGACCGAAGCGTGTTGTTTGAGAATCTGAAAAAGGTGAAGGCATGGGTGCCGATCGATGGTACATACAATCTTGGCTCCGGTCCGCGGATTTCACCCAGCAAGCAGGAGGAGATGTATCCGCTTTCGCGGTGTATTTCCTGCTGCCTGTGCCTGGAAGTCTGCCCCCAGGTGACTCCGGCAACCGGTTTCGCAGGAGCAGCGGTGATCAACCAGGTTCGGCTCTTCAACGATCATCCTACGGGCAAGGCAATTAAAAGCGAACGGCTTCACGCCATGATGGGTGATGGCGGCATTCACGAATGCAGTTTCGCCCAGAACTGCGTGAAGATCTGCCCCAAGGGCATTCCGCTGACCACTTCGATCTCCAAGGTCTATGGACAGGTAATCAAGCAAGCGCTGACCGATTTCTTCCGTAAGTAA
- a CDS encoding DUF488 family protein has product MIQLKRAYDRSAAKDGKRFLVERLWPRGVRKSELPLSGWLKDVAPSTELRKWFGHDPAKWSEFRRRYRAELAAKPKVWKPLVEEARNNKITLVYSSHDPEHNNAVALKEFLESRASKEKAA; this is encoded by the coding sequence ATGATCCAGCTGAAACGCGCATACGATCGATCCGCGGCAAAGGATGGCAAACGGTTTCTGGTAGAGCGTTTATGGCCACGCGGAGTCAGGAAAAGTGAGCTGCCGCTAAGCGGTTGGCTGAAAGACGTTGCACCAAGCACAGAATTGAGAAAGTGGTTTGGCCACGACCCTGCCAAATGGAGCGAATTCCGGCGTCGCTATCGCGCCGAGTTAGCGGCCAAGCCTAAGGTTTGGAAACCTCTAGTGGAAGAGGCCCGCAACAACAAAATAACACTTGTCTACAGCTCGCACGACCCAGAACACAACAATGCGGTTGCATTGAAAGAATTTCTGGAGTCGCGAGCAAGTAAAGAGAAAGCCGCATAG
- a CDS encoding redoxin domain-containing protein has protein sequence MLQAEIAGRLIPPSEGHPEIGNVLPDFELPSSRGEPVLASAYRGRSNLVLILAADSNLLNDLFSQLDSKQQELAENNARVLVMAAGSMQHACEMKQELRLNHDLLVDLNGRVHRTLGAIDTAGQPVPMVFVTDRFGEIFAILKIDAHKSIPSAEEVLGWLEFINYQCPECGAREWPD, from the coding sequence ATGTTGCAAGCGGAAATCGCCGGAAGACTGATTCCTCCTTCCGAGGGGCATCCTGAAATAGGCAATGTCCTTCCGGACTTCGAGCTGCCTTCATCTCGAGGTGAGCCGGTGCTTGCGTCTGCATATCGTGGGCGCTCCAATCTGGTGCTGATCCTTGCCGCCGACTCTAATCTCCTGAATGATTTATTTTCGCAGCTTGACAGCAAGCAACAAGAACTGGCGGAAAACAACGCGCGCGTTCTGGTGATGGCAGCGGGAAGCATGCAGCACGCCTGCGAAATGAAACAAGAGCTGCGCTTGAATCATGACCTCCTAGTGGACTTGAACGGCCGTGTCCACCGTACTTTGGGCGCCATCGATACCGCCGGCCAACCTGTGCCGATGGTTTTTGTCACAGATCGTTTTGGCGAGATATTTGCGATCCTCAAAATCGATGCACACAAGAGCATTCCGTCAGCTGAGGAAGTGCTCGGCTGGCTCGAGTTCATTAACTACCAATGTCCTGAATGTGGCGCTCGAGAATGGCCCGACTGA